The following proteins are co-located in the Wenzhouxiangella marina genome:
- a CDS encoding diacylglycerol/lipid kinase family protein: protein MPATSFLINPVAGGHRGRTEHPLAERIRALMPEAEICLTSAPGDAERLARERSLDDDRLVVAVGGDGTVHEVARGLVGGRALMGVLPVGSGNDFARMLLSPTEPEAALAWFAEAKPRACDVGQVRLQTVAGQVIEGHFVNSLGIGFEAEVAASAGQAKVFRGFSRYLVAALVHLFSYRAPEMQLRWNDQAIEDRQFLIAVGNGQSAGGGFRLTPEAEIDDGKLDLCRADALPIHRLLRILPSVLRGTHGRFAGVHADRIERISVDCPAGVGVHGDGEILARDAVRIEVSVLAGALRLLG from the coding sequence GTGCCAGCCACCAGTTTTCTGATCAATCCCGTTGCCGGGGGGCACCGCGGTCGCACGGAACATCCCCTCGCCGAGCGGATTCGGGCCCTGATGCCGGAGGCGGAGATCTGCCTGACCTCAGCCCCGGGCGATGCCGAGCGCCTGGCCCGGGAGCGCTCCCTGGACGACGACCGCCTGGTGGTGGCGGTGGGCGGCGACGGCACGGTCCACGAGGTGGCCCGTGGCCTGGTCGGAGGGCGCGCCTTGATGGGCGTGCTGCCGGTCGGCTCCGGCAACGATTTCGCCCGCATGTTGTTGAGCCCGACCGAGCCCGAAGCGGCCCTGGCCTGGTTCGCCGAGGCGAAGCCGCGGGCCTGTGACGTCGGCCAGGTGCGATTGCAGACGGTGGCGGGGCAGGTGATCGAAGGGCATTTCGTCAATTCCCTCGGCATCGGCTTCGAGGCCGAGGTGGCCGCCAGTGCGGGCCAGGCGAAGGTCTTTCGTGGTTTCTCGCGCTATCTGGTCGCGGCCCTGGTGCACCTGTTTTCCTACCGGGCACCCGAGATGCAGCTGCGCTGGAACGACCAGGCCATCGAGGATCGGCAATTCCTGATCGCGGTGGGCAATGGCCAGAGCGCCGGCGGTGGCTTTCGGTTGACGCCGGAGGCCGAGATCGACGATGGCAAGCTCGACCTCTGCCGGGCCGACGCCCTGCCCATCCATCGTCTGCTTCGGATCCTCCCCAGCGTCCTGCGCGGAACGCACGGCCGCTTCGCCGGCGTCCATGCCGATCGCATCGAGCGGATCAGCGTCGATTGTCCGGCAGGCGTGGGAGTCCATGGCGATGGCGAGATTCTCGCGCGCGACGCGGTGCGGATCGAAGTCAGCGTGCTGGCGGGGGCTTTGCGGCTGCTTGGTTGA
- a CDS encoding SDR family oxidoreductase — protein MSGPDALWRLDGRRALVTGASRGIGLAAARMLAERGAEVWMSARGAADLEAAAETLRAEGLKVHAVPGDVTRPEDRTVLLAAVGERLDMLINNVGTNRRKRVLDYAPGELDQLLDTNLIAAFELTRAAHPLLKKAGQASVVNISSVAGHTHLRTGAPYAMSKAALNQLTRNLAVEWAGDGIRVNAVSPWYIDTPLARQVLDDPDYRSQVLERTPMGRIGRPEEVAGTIAFLCLPVAGYVTGQVISVDGGFSVFGF, from the coding sequence ATGAGCGGCCCGGACGCACTCTGGCGACTCGACGGACGCCGCGCCCTGGTCACCGGCGCCAGTCGGGGCATCGGCCTGGCCGCCGCCCGCATGCTGGCCGAGCGTGGCGCCGAAGTGTGGATGAGCGCCCGGGGGGCGGCCGATCTGGAGGCCGCCGCCGAGACGCTCCGCGCCGAAGGCCTGAAAGTGCACGCCGTGCCTGGCGATGTCACCCGGCCCGAGGACCGAACGGTGCTGCTGGCGGCCGTCGGGGAGCGCCTGGACATGCTTATCAACAACGTCGGCACGAACCGGCGCAAGCGGGTGCTGGACTACGCGCCCGGTGAGCTCGATCAGCTGCTCGACACCAATCTGATTGCCGCCTTCGAGTTGACCCGTGCAGCGCATCCATTGTTGAAGAAAGCAGGCCAGGCCAGCGTGGTCAACATCAGTTCCGTGGCCGGTCATACGCACCTCAGAACCGGCGCACCCTACGCGATGAGCAAGGCGGCGCTGAACCAGCTCACGCGAAATCTGGCCGTCGAATGGGCCGGCGACGGGATTCGCGTCAACGCCGTCTCGCCCTGGTACATCGACACGCCCCTGGCGAGGCAGGTGCTCGATGACCCCGACTACCGATCACAGGTGCTCGAGCGTACACCCATGGGCCGCATCGGCCGGCCGGAGGAAGTGGCCGGCACCATCGCCTTCCTCTGCCTGCCCGTGGCCGGCTACGTCACCGGCCAGGTCATCAGCGTCGACGGCGGTTTCAGCGTCTTCGGATTCTGA
- a CDS encoding acyltransferase: MFSKLIAGLRVLTAASLLSLNTLVHVIPLLLVSLVKMVLRFDAVRGVCDRVLMAIAASWIDVNSWMFDHLTDTRIVVDGLPEPQLDGHFLVLCNHQSWVDIPVLQKLFNRRLPLLRFFLKSQLIWVPALGLAWWALDFPFMKRYTRAQIERRPELAGRDIEATRRACAKFQRIPVSVVNFVEGTRFTEAKHDRQDSPLEHLLKPRAGGTGFVLDAMGDSLDTLVDVTIVYPEGAGELGALFANRIPEIRVDVQVTPIPDELRGGDYQNDPEHRERVQAWINQLWADKDARIARLLSSST, translated from the coding sequence ATGTTCTCCAAGCTGATCGCCGGCCTGCGAGTGCTCACCGCCGCCTCGCTGCTCAGTCTCAACACCCTGGTCCATGTGATCCCGCTGCTGCTGGTGTCCCTGGTCAAGATGGTGCTGCGCTTCGACGCCGTCCGGGGCGTCTGCGATCGCGTCCTGATGGCGATCGCCGCCAGCTGGATCGACGTCAACAGCTGGATGTTCGATCATCTGACCGACACGCGCATCGTCGTCGACGGCCTGCCCGAACCGCAGCTGGACGGGCATTTCCTGGTGTTGTGCAATCACCAGAGCTGGGTCGACATCCCGGTGCTGCAGAAGCTGTTCAACCGTCGCCTGCCCCTGCTGCGCTTCTTCCTGAAGAGCCAGCTGATCTGGGTGCCGGCCCTGGGTCTGGCCTGGTGGGCGCTGGATTTCCCCTTCATGAAGCGCTATACCCGCGCCCAGATCGAGCGTCGCCCCGAGCTGGCCGGCCGTGACATCGAGGCCACCCGTCGCGCCTGCGCCAAGTTCCAGCGAATCCCGGTCTCGGTGGTCAATTTCGTCGAGGGCACGCGCTTCACGGAGGCGAAGCACGACCGCCAGGACAGCCCCCTCGAGCATCTGCTCAAGCCACGCGCCGGCGGCACGGGCTTCGTGCTCGATGCGATGGGCGACTCCCTCGACACCCTGGTCGACGTGACCATCGTCTACCCCGAAGGCGCCGGGGAGCTCGGCGCCCTGTTTGCCAATCGCATCCCAGAAATCCGGGTCGATGTGCAGGTCACGCCCATCCCCGACGAGCTGCGCGGCGGCGACTACCAGAACGACCCCGAGCACCGTGAGCGCGTGCAGGCCTGGATCAACCAGCTCTGGGCGGACAAGGACGCGCGCATCGCACGGCTGCTATCCTCTTCGACCTGA
- a CDS encoding adenosine deaminase: protein MEDAIRALPKVELHLHIEGSLEPELMFALAERNQVELPFASVEEVRAAYDFSDLQSFLDIYYAGAQVLLEEQDFYDMTWAYLERCRADKVRHTEIFFDPQTHTDRGVPFDTVIRGITRALDDGREQLGISSELILCFLRHLSAEAAMATLEQALPWKERIIGVGLDSSEKGHPPEKFQAVFDRARAEGFLTVAHAGEEGPPEYIEQALDLLKVKRIDHGVRCLEDPLLVRRLQKERMPLTVCPLSNVKLCVFDTLEEHNLKTLLDANLCATINSDDPAYFGGYIGQNFLETAEALKLGLDDIETLARNAVEASFLDDDGKQDLMIQIDDWAERYVH, encoded by the coding sequence ATCGAAGACGCCATCCGGGCCCTGCCCAAGGTCGAGCTGCACCTGCACATCGAAGGCTCGCTGGAGCCCGAACTGATGTTCGCCCTGGCCGAACGCAACCAGGTCGAACTGCCCTTCGCCAGCGTCGAAGAAGTCCGCGCGGCCTACGACTTCAGCGACCTGCAGAGCTTCCTGGACATCTACTATGCCGGTGCTCAGGTGCTGCTCGAGGAGCAGGACTTCTACGACATGACCTGGGCCTACCTCGAGCGCTGTCGCGCCGACAAGGTCCGCCACACGGAAATCTTCTTCGACCCGCAGACCCACACGGATCGAGGCGTGCCCTTCGACACGGTCATCCGCGGCATCACCCGGGCCCTGGACGACGGCCGCGAGCAGCTGGGGATCAGCTCCGAGCTGATCCTGTGCTTCCTGCGCCACCTCTCCGCCGAAGCGGCCATGGCGACGCTCGAGCAGGCCCTGCCCTGGAAGGAACGGATCATCGGCGTCGGCCTGGATTCCTCGGAGAAAGGCCATCCGCCGGAGAAGTTCCAGGCCGTCTTCGACCGCGCCCGGGCCGAAGGCTTCCTGACCGTGGCGCACGCCGGCGAGGAAGGCCCGCCGGAGTACATCGAACAGGCCCTGGACCTGCTCAAGGTCAAGCGCATCGACCACGGTGTGCGCTGCCTGGAGGACCCGCTGCTGGTCCGCCGCCTGCAGAAGGAGCGCATGCCGCTGACCGTCTGCCCCCTGTCCAACGTCAAGCTCTGCGTCTTCGACACGCTCGAGGAGCACAACCTCAAGACCCTGCTCGACGCCAATCTCTGCGCCACCATCAATTCCGACGACCCGGCCTATTTCGGCGGCTACATCGGCCAGAATTTCCTCGAGACGGCCGAGGCCCTGAAGCTGGGCCTCGACGACATCGAGACCCTGGCCCGAAACGCCGTCGAAGCCAGCTTCCTCGACGACGATGGGAAGCAGGACCTGATGATCCAGATCGACGACTGGGCGGAGCGCTACGTGCACTGA
- a CDS encoding DUF3034 family protein gives MKHAIAILAGLGLGLIFLPSAEAAGGRLLATGGVSQFEGAAGGGLSPWALITGYGTEDEIGGAAHYTYLHTDRYGLQSAGFKFGLFDRFEFGYTRQRLNVDSFVIQSTAGALIGGLEPLLGPADPGVASNALIDMDIYHAKLRLFGDAVYAQDSWLPQVSLGIQHKRNRDFGGGVDLPYLGEVGIPALLGARDSHGTDVYLSASKVLLGVPFGRNLLLNGTVRATRANAFGLLGFGREVINPLTGERLDLNDGHELEFELSAALFLTPTVVLGGEYRTQSNRLADQPVLGLLGAPDLAEENDAWDLFLAWFPNKTLAVTAAYVDLGNLPFQPDSEAAYLSLQASF, from the coding sequence ATGAAGCACGCCATAGCAATCCTTGCCGGGCTGGGTCTGGGACTCATATTTCTGCCGAGCGCAGAAGCGGCCGGTGGGCGCTTGCTGGCCACCGGTGGTGTCAGCCAGTTCGAAGGCGCGGCCGGCGGCGGCTTGAGCCCCTGGGCCCTGATCACCGGCTACGGTACGGAGGACGAGATCGGCGGCGCGGCCCACTACACCTACCTGCACACGGATCGCTACGGACTGCAGTCGGCCGGCTTCAAGTTCGGCCTCTTCGACCGCTTCGAGTTCGGTTACACGCGCCAGCGCCTGAACGTGGATTCCTTCGTCATCCAGTCCACCGCCGGCGCCCTGATCGGCGGCCTGGAGCCCCTGCTCGGCCCCGCCGATCCGGGCGTGGCCAGCAATGCCCTGATCGACATGGACATCTACCACGCCAAGCTCCGCCTGTTCGGCGACGCAGTCTACGCGCAGGATTCCTGGCTGCCGCAGGTCTCGCTGGGCATCCAGCACAAGCGCAACCGCGACTTCGGTGGCGGTGTCGACCTGCCCTACCTGGGCGAGGTCGGGATTCCTGCCCTGCTCGGCGCCAGGGATTCGCACGGCACGGACGTCTACCTGTCCGCCAGCAAGGTGCTGCTGGGCGTGCCCTTCGGTCGCAATCTGCTGCTGAACGGCACGGTCCGTGCGACCCGCGCCAATGCCTTCGGCCTGCTGGGCTTCGGCCGGGAAGTCATCAACCCGCTGACCGGCGAGCGCCTGGACCTGAACGACGGCCATGAGCTGGAATTCGAGCTCTCGGCAGCCCTGTTCCTTACACCCACGGTGGTGCTGGGCGGAGAGTACCGGACCCAGAGCAACCGTCTCGCCGACCAGCCGGTGCTCGGCCTGCTCGGCGCACCGGATCTGGCCGAAGAAAACGACGCCTGGGATCTTTTCCTCGCCTGGTTCCCGAACAAGACCCTGGCCGTGACCGCGGCCTACGTCGATCTGGGCAACCTGCCCTTCCAGCCGGATTCGGAAGCGGCCTATCTGTCGCTCCAGGCCTCGTTCTGA
- a CDS encoding group I truncated hemoglobin, which yields MNYSNKTLGVALGALILSACGGVPTNDADESSSLKNYDRTFYEQLSGEDRSLYERLGGYEAIDAIVRAGLAEVLADERINFLFEDTDLDNLQLRLTEQICELAGGPCTYEGLSMEEAHFALEINDAEFNALVEDFQIAMRANDIPYALENQLIALLAPMKPAVTHQ from the coding sequence ATGAACTACAGCAACAAGACCCTTGGCGTGGCCCTGGGCGCGCTGATCCTGAGCGCCTGCGGCGGCGTCCCGACCAATGACGCCGACGAGAGCTCCAGCCTGAAGAACTACGACCGGACCTTCTACGAGCAGCTCAGCGGCGAGGACCGTTCACTCTACGAGCGTCTGGGCGGCTACGAGGCCATCGATGCGATCGTCCGCGCCGGCCTGGCCGAGGTGCTGGCGGACGAGCGGATCAACTTCCTGTTCGAGGACACGGACCTCGACAACCTGCAGCTCCGTCTGACCGAACAGATCTGCGAGCTCGCTGGAGGCCCCTGTACCTATGAAGGCCTATCCATGGAAGAGGCGCACTTCGCGCTGGAGATCAACGACGCCGAGTTCAACGCCCTGGTCGAGGACTTCCAGATCGCCATGCGCGCCAATGACATCCCCTACGCGCTGGAGAATCAGCTGATCGCCCTGCTGGCGCCGATGAAACCGGCGGTGACCCACCAATAG
- a CDS encoding YajQ family cyclic di-GMP-binding protein produces MPSFDVVSEVDHHELANAVDQANREVTTRFDFKGTDSSYELKELLITMKTESDFQLDQMLDILYSKMTKRGIDLDCVEVGESVIMAKTATRPVTVREGIDTDLARKIVKLVKGSKLKVQAAIQGDQVRITGKKRDDLQEAIALLKGEELGLPLQFKNFRD; encoded by the coding sequence ATGCCCAGTTTCGACGTGGTTTCCGAAGTCGATCATCACGAACTCGCCAACGCCGTCGACCAGGCCAACCGCGAAGTCACTACACGCTTCGACTTCAAGGGCACGGACTCGAGTTACGAGCTCAAGGAGCTGCTCATCACCATGAAGACCGAGTCGGACTTCCAGCTCGATCAGATGCTGGACATCCTCTACTCGAAGATGACCAAACGCGGCATCGACCTGGACTGTGTCGAGGTCGGTGAGTCCGTCATCATGGCCAAGACCGCCACCCGGCCGGTGACCGTGCGCGAAGGCATCGACACCGACCTGGCCCGGAAGATCGTCAAGCTGGTCAAGGGCTCCAAGCTCAAGGTGCAGGCGGCGATCCAGGGTGATCAGGTCCGCATTACCGGCAAGAAGCGCGACGATCTGCAGGAGGCCATCGCGCTCCTCAAGGGCGAGGAACTCGGCCTGCCCCTGCAGTTCAAGAACTTCCGCGACTGA